In Ovis aries strain OAR_USU_Benz2616 breed Rambouillet chromosome 14, ARS-UI_Ramb_v3.0, whole genome shotgun sequence, a single genomic region encodes these proteins:
- the LOC101119153 gene encoding V-set and transmembrane domain-containing protein 1 isoform X1, producing MITEFLSLLCLGLCLGNEDEENNGNQKESKPTPEKTDTRIVFGATFSCLSLFLLFLAVFFIYRCTQQDSSEEESIKRTCHSKVHKQRDADVPMLERISESPEEPEGVTYAQLNTTALSRAASVPTEETPSSCDYTTVKV from the exons GGCTTTGTCTGGGCAATGAAGACGAGGAAAATAACG GGAACCAAAAGGAAAGCAAACCCACCCCTGAGAAGACAG ACACCAGGATCGTCTTCGGGGCCACCTTCAGCTGCCTCTcgctctttctcctcttcctcgcCGTCTTCTTCATCTACAGGTGCACTCAGCAAG attcatCAGAGGAAGAATCCATCAAGAG AACCTGCCATTCCAAAGTGCACAAGCAGAGGGATGCAG ATGTACCCATGCTGGAAAGGATTTCTGAGTCG CCTGAAGAGCCCGAGGGGGTGACCTACGCCCAGCTAAACACCACTGCACTGTCCAGGGCAGCTTCTGTCCCCACCGAGGAGACCCCGAGTTCTTGTGACTACACGACGGTGAAGGTGTAG
- the LOC101119153 gene encoding uncharacterized protein LOC101119153 isoform X2 codes for MITEFLSLLCLGLCLGNEDEENNGNQKESKPTPEKTDTRIVFGATFSCLSLFLLFLAVFFIYRCTQQDSSEEESIKRTCHSKVHKQRDADVPMLERISESVIFEDFFPCLLHRIQLLTIPWNITQPPKRMKRWYMP; via the exons GGCTTTGTCTGGGCAATGAAGACGAGGAAAATAACG GGAACCAAAAGGAAAGCAAACCCACCCCTGAGAAGACAG ACACCAGGATCGTCTTCGGGGCCACCTTCAGCTGCCTCTcgctctttctcctcttcctcgcCGTCTTCTTCATCTACAGGTGCACTCAGCAAG attcatCAGAGGAAGAATCCATCAAGAG AACCTGCCATTCCAAAGTGCACAAGCAGAGGGATGCAG ATGTACCCATGCTGGAAAGGATTTCTGAGTCG GTGAtttttgaagatttctttccttgtttGCTGCACAGAATTCAGTTGTTAaccataccatggaatattactcagcccccCAAAAGAATGAAGCGGTGGTACATGCCATGA